In the Pseudomonas sp. ADAK2 genome, one interval contains:
- a CDS encoding type VI secretion system Vgr family protein — translation MFAPANQTHFALTIDGADSYFQVLSFTGREALNQPFEFELELVSEKASLNLESLLHKLAFLQLAQNGTGIHGLVYSIAQGEAGKRLTRYKISLRPQLAYLAHRVNQRIFQQMSVPQIISQVLEEHGILASDHKFQLSAVYPERIYCVQYDESDLHFVQRLCEEEGIHYHFQHSASGHLLVFGDDQTVFPKLAPVTYQQDTGLVADQPVIKRFGLRVITRTSRTTRRDYDFTKPKIELESDAKSAAKPDLEDYDYPGRFVDRERGKHLANRALERHRSDYRLAEGSSDQPLLVTGHFLALTAHANPAWNDLWLLTEIFHEGKQPQVLEEVISSDVSDHKDDFHQGYRNRFSATPWNVPYRPPLEHPKPKVLGTQSAVVTGPEGEEIFCDQYGQVKVQFFWDREGQHDDKTSCWMRVASNWAAQTFGSINLPRVGMEVLITFLEGDPDQPLITGCLYHGANLPPYKLPDFKTLATVKSKEYKGSRANELRIDDTTSEISIALRSDHGASAINLGYLTHPRPSGGQPRGEGFELRTDRHGAVRAAAGLLITTEPRPNESKHHKDLPETAERLATASEQQDGFAIQAKELQAQEAGDQDDVAKALHAQHQGILGSGPANMSANEFPEFTEAHLVLASPAGIALTTPRSSHIATGEHLALSSTGHTSLSIGKRLLASASRGMRLFVQSMGWRLVAASGDIDVRALKDSINLLAKLNITANADRITITAKTELVIQGGGSATTYNAGGITHATTGPYTAHAANFAYTGAKSLAGVFPEPPKPGKGNLELFNQYAGLQGIKGGDFEVVDALGKSLKGTLDAKGFATVSGAAPGPARVMFGKDPADTWSDGSYIGKPEWPLQPPSAEDIPGPVQSMVAQVLPSKNWEVLEQGKNLAQTGMSAMQSAQGAMQTAQQIKGAVQGGVAGLPKLASAAMPSASSLLGAASKSGKLPSLPAVVPPKTSFKTPGLLAGEMLS, via the coding sequence ATGTTCGCACCGGCCAATCAGACCCACTTTGCCCTCACTATCGACGGGGCCGACAGCTATTTTCAGGTGCTGTCCTTCACTGGCCGGGAAGCGCTCAACCAACCGTTCGAGTTCGAACTGGAACTGGTCAGCGAAAAGGCCTCGCTGAACCTCGAAAGCCTGCTGCACAAACTGGCGTTTTTGCAGCTCGCGCAGAACGGCACCGGCATCCACGGGCTGGTCTACAGCATCGCCCAGGGTGAGGCCGGCAAGCGCCTGACCCGCTATAAAATCTCCCTGCGTCCGCAACTGGCCTACCTGGCGCATCGGGTCAATCAGCGCATCTTCCAGCAGATGAGCGTGCCGCAGATCATCAGCCAGGTCCTGGAAGAACACGGCATCCTCGCCAGCGACCACAAGTTCCAGCTCAGCGCCGTGTACCCGGAGCGGATCTACTGCGTGCAGTACGATGAATCGGACCTGCACTTCGTCCAGCGCCTGTGCGAGGAGGAGGGGATTCACTACCACTTCCAGCACAGTGCCAGCGGCCATCTGCTGGTGTTCGGCGATGACCAGACCGTGTTCCCGAAACTGGCGCCAGTGACCTATCAGCAGGACACCGGACTGGTCGCCGATCAGCCGGTGATCAAGCGCTTCGGCCTGCGCGTGATTACCCGCACCAGCCGCACCACCCGCCGCGATTACGACTTCACCAAACCGAAGATCGAGCTCGAAAGCGACGCCAAGAGCGCGGCCAAACCGGACCTTGAGGACTACGATTACCCCGGCCGTTTTGTCGACCGCGAGCGCGGCAAACACCTGGCCAATCGTGCCCTCGAAAGACACCGCAGCGACTACCGTTTGGCCGAAGGCAGCAGCGATCAACCGCTGCTTGTCACCGGGCATTTCCTCGCCCTGACTGCCCACGCCAACCCGGCGTGGAACGACCTGTGGCTGCTCACCGAAATCTTCCACGAAGGCAAACAGCCGCAGGTGCTGGAAGAGGTGATCAGCAGCGACGTCAGCGACCACAAGGACGATTTCCACCAGGGCTATCGCAACCGCTTCAGCGCGACGCCGTGGAACGTGCCGTACCGCCCGCCGCTGGAGCACCCGAAACCCAAAGTCCTCGGCACCCAGAGCGCAGTGGTCACTGGCCCCGAAGGCGAGGAGATTTTCTGCGACCAGTACGGCCAGGTGAAGGTCCAGTTTTTCTGGGACCGCGAAGGTCAGCACGACGACAAGACCAGTTGCTGGATGCGCGTGGCGTCGAACTGGGCCGCGCAGACTTTCGGCTCGATCAACCTGCCGCGCGTCGGCATGGAAGTGCTGATCACCTTCCTCGAAGGCGATCCCGACCAGCCGCTGATCACCGGTTGCCTGTACCACGGCGCCAACCTGCCACCGTACAAACTGCCGGACTTCAAAACCCTGGCCACGGTCAAGAGCAAGGAATACAAGGGCAGCCGCGCCAACGAACTGCGGATCGACGACACCACCAGCGAGATCAGCATTGCGCTGCGCAGCGATCACGGTGCGAGTGCGATCAACCTCGGCTATCTGACCCATCCGCGACCGTCCGGTGGCCAGCCCCGTGGCGAAGGCTTTGAGCTGCGTACCGACCGCCATGGCGCGGTGCGTGCCGCGGCCGGTTTGCTGATCACCACCGAGCCACGGCCGAACGAATCCAAGCACCACAAGGACCTGCCGGAAACCGCCGAGCGTTTGGCCACGGCCAGCGAGCAGCAGGACGGTTTCGCGATCCAGGCCAAGGAACTGCAAGCCCAGGAAGCGGGCGATCAGGACGACGTGGCCAAAGCGCTGCACGCTCAGCACCAGGGCATTCTCGGTAGCGGCCCGGCGAACATGAGCGCCAACGAATTCCCCGAATTCACCGAAGCGCATCTGGTGCTCGCCAGCCCGGCCGGCATCGCCCTGACCACCCCACGCTCCAGCCACATCGCCACCGGCGAACACCTGGCCCTGAGCAGCACCGGCCACACCAGCCTGTCGATCGGCAAACGCCTGCTGGCCAGCGCCAGTCGCGGCATGCGCCTGTTCGTGCAGAGCATGGGCTGGCGCCTGGTCGCGGCCTCCGGCGACATCGACGTGCGCGCGCTGAAGGACAGCATCAACCTGCTGGCCAAACTCAACATCACCGCCAACGCCGACCGCATCACCATCACCGCGAAAACCGAACTGGTGATCCAGGGCGGCGGCAGCGCCACGACCTACAACGCCGGCGGCATCACCCACGCCACCACCGGCCCGTACACCGCCCACGCGGCGAACTTCGCCTACACCGGGGCGAAAAGTCTGGCCGGCGTGTTCCCCGAGCCGCCGAAACCGGGCAAGGGCAATCTGGAACTGTTCAACCAGTACGCCGGGCTGCAGGGGATCAAGGGCGGCGACTTTGAAGTAGTTGATGCCTTGGGCAAGAGCCTCAAAGGCACGCTCGATGCGAAGGGGTTTGCCACGGTTTCCGGTGCGGCACCGGGACCGGCGCGGGTGATGTTTGGCAAGGACCCGGCGGACACCTGGAGTGATGGCAGTTACATCGGCAAACCGGAGTGGCCGTTGCAACCGCCGAGCGCCGAGGACATTCCCGGCCCGGTGCAATCGATGGTTGCGCAGGTATTGCCGAGCAAGAACTGGGAGGTGCTGGAGCAAGGCAAAAACCTGGCCCAGACCGGCATGAGCGCCATGCAATCCGCCCAAGGCGCGATGCAGACCGCACAGCAAATCAAGGGTGCAGTGCAGGGCGGGGTGGCGGGTTTGCCGAAACTCGCCAGTGCCGCCATGCCGAGCGCCTCAAGCCTTCTCGGCGCCGCCAGCAAAAGCGGCAAGTTACCGAGCCTGCCGGCCGTCGTACCTCCGAAGACCTCCTTTAAAACCCCGGGCCTGCTGGCCGGTGAGATGCTGTCATGA
- a CDS encoding Hcp family type VI secretion system effector: MATPAYMSVTGEKQGLITAGAFTADSVGNTYQEGHEDQVMVQAFSHDVIIPRDPQSGQPTGQRVHKPVVITKVYDKASPLLQAALTSGERMSEIVIQWYRTSAQGTQEHYYTTKLEDAIIVAINNKMHNCQDPSNAHFTHLEEVQFTYRKITWTHEVSGTSGSDDWRLPVA; the protein is encoded by the coding sequence ATGGCAACACCTGCCTACATGTCCGTCACTGGCGAAAAACAAGGCCTGATCACGGCTGGCGCATTCACCGCTGACTCCGTTGGCAACACCTACCAGGAAGGTCACGAAGACCAGGTCATGGTTCAGGCGTTCAGCCACGACGTGATCATCCCGCGTGACCCACAGTCCGGCCAACCAACCGGTCAACGCGTGCACAAGCCAGTCGTGATCACCAAGGTCTACGACAAGGCTTCGCCACTGCTGCAAGCCGCACTGACTTCCGGCGAGCGCATGAGCGAAATCGTTATCCAGTGGTACCGCACTTCGGCCCAAGGGACCCAAGAGCACTACTACACCACCAAACTGGAAGACGCGATCATCGTCGCCATCAACAACAAAATGCACAACTGCCAGGACCCGTCGAACGCCCACTTCACGCACCTGGAAGAAGTGCAATTCACCTACCGCAAAATCACCTGGACCCACGAAGTATCCGGTACTTCGGGTTCCGATGACTGGCGTCTGCCGGTCGCCTGA
- a CDS encoding carboxylate/amino acid/amine transporter gives MGYLLFVTLIQAFSFSLIGEYLAGHVDSYFAVLVRVLLAGLVFIPLTRWRSVEPAFMRGMLLIGALQFGVTYVCLYLSFRVLTVPEVLLFTILTPLHVTLIEDALNRRFNPWALVAALVAVAGAAVIRYDRINPDFFMGFLLLQLANFTYAAGQVLYKHLVARHPSDLPHYRRFGYFYLGALAVALPAFLLFGKQNFLPEAPLQWGVLVFLGLVSTALGLYWWNKGACMVNGGTLAVMNNLHVPVGLLINLLIWNQHEELGRLFFGGSVILAAVWISRLGVRQPALTP, from the coding sequence ATGGGCTATCTACTTTTTGTCACGCTGATCCAGGCGTTTTCCTTCAGCTTGATCGGCGAATACCTGGCCGGGCATGTCGACAGTTACTTCGCGGTGCTGGTGCGGGTGCTGCTGGCGGGGTTGGTGTTTATTCCGCTGACGCGCTGGCGTTCGGTCGAGCCGGCGTTCATGCGCGGCATGTTGCTGATCGGCGCGTTGCAGTTCGGCGTGACCTACGTCTGCCTGTACCTGAGCTTCCGGGTGCTGACGGTGCCGGAAGTGTTGCTGTTCACCATTCTCACACCGCTGCACGTGACGCTGATCGAGGATGCGCTGAACCGACGCTTCAATCCCTGGGCCCTGGTCGCGGCACTGGTGGCGGTGGCAGGCGCTGCGGTGATTCGCTACGACCGGATCAACCCGGATTTCTTCATGGGTTTCCTGTTGCTGCAACTGGCCAACTTCACCTACGCCGCCGGGCAAGTACTTTATAAACACCTGGTGGCCCGTCACCCCAGCGACCTGCCGCATTACCGGCGTTTCGGCTACTTCTACCTCGGCGCATTGGCGGTGGCGTTGCCGGCGTTCCTGCTGTTCGGCAAACAGAACTTCCTGCCCGAAGCACCGCTGCAATGGGGCGTCCTGGTATTCCTCGGCCTGGTCTCGACCGCGCTGGGGCTGTACTGGTGGAACAAAGGCGCGTGCATGGTCAATGGCGGGACGCTGGCGGTGATGAACAACCTGCATGTGCCGGTGGGGCTGCTGATCAATCTGCTGATCTGGAATCAACATGAGGAATTGGGGCGGTTGTTCTTCGGTGGTTCGGTGATCCTGGCGGCGGTGTGGATCAGTCGATTGGGCGTACGCCAGCCGGCATTGACGCCGTAA
- a CDS encoding FMN-dependent NADH-azoreductase gives MSRVLIIESSARQQDSVSRQLTQTFISQWKAAHPADQITVRDLAINPVPHLDINLLGGWMKPAEQRNDIEQVSLDRSNQLTDELLAADVLVMAAPMYNFAIPSTLKAWLDHVLRAGVTFKYTDTGPQGLLSGKRAYVLTARGGIYAGGPADHQEPYLRQVMAFIGIHDVTFIHAEGMNLGGDFQEKGLNQANAKLSQVA, from the coding sequence ATGTCCCGCGTTCTGATCATCGAAAGCAGCGCCCGTCAGCAAGACTCGGTTTCCCGTCAGTTGACCCAGACCTTCATCAGCCAATGGAAAGCCGCGCACCCGGCCGATCAAATCACTGTCCGTGACCTGGCCATCAATCCGGTACCGCACCTGGACATCAACTTGCTCGGCGGCTGGATGAAACCTGCCGAACAACGCAACGACATCGAACAGGTTTCCCTGGACCGTTCCAACCAATTGACCGACGAACTGCTGGCCGCCGACGTGCTGGTGATGGCGGCGCCGATGTACAACTTCGCGATCCCGAGCACCCTTAAAGCCTGGCTCGACCATGTGCTGCGTGCCGGCGTGACCTTCAAGTACACCGACACCGGCCCGCAAGGCCTGCTCAGCGGCAAGCGTGCCTACGTGCTGACCGCTCGCGGCGGGATCTATGCCGGTGGCCCGGCGGATCACCAGGAACCGTACCTGCGTCAGGTCATGGCCTTCATCGGCATCCACGACGTGACCTTCATTCACGCCGAAGGCATGAACCTGGGCGGCGACTTCCAGGAGAAGGGCCTGAACCAGGCAAACGCCAAGCTTTCCCAAGTGGCCTGA
- a CDS encoding 3-phosphoglycerate kinase, with amino-acid sequence MKKFCCVVLAMLPLTAFAYPIDVQKQLNGLSIDYNAYDTDNDIASIQVNNYGSTDATCKVVFNNGPEAPRTRTIDVPAGKHKNATAKFTRTIIKMRINLSCTPK; translated from the coding sequence ATGAAAAAATTCTGTTGTGTGGTGCTGGCGATGTTGCCGCTGACGGCGTTTGCCTATCCGATCGATGTTCAAAAACAGCTCAATGGCCTGAGCATCGACTACAACGCCTACGACACGGATAACGACATCGCCTCCATCCAGGTCAACAACTACGGCAGTACGGATGCGACGTGTAAGGTGGTATTCAACAATGGCCCGGAAGCGCCACGTACCCGCACCATTGACGTGCCGGCTGGCAAACACAAAAACGCCACTGCCAAGTTCACCCGTACCATTATCAAGATGCGCATCAACCTGAGCTGCACCCCTAAATGA
- a CDS encoding LysR family transcriptional regulator, which produces MKAPRVTLDQWRTLQAVVDHGGFAQAAEALHRSQSSVSYTVARMQDQLGVPLLRIDGRKAVLTDAGGVLLRRSRQLVKQASQLEDLAHHMEQGWEAEVRLVVDAAYPSARLVRALTAFMPQSRGCRVRLREEVLSGVEEVLLEGVADLAITGLSIPGYLGAELSDVEFVAVAHPEHPLHRLNREINFQDLETQMQVVIRDSGRQQPRDVGWLGAEQRWTVGSLATAATFVSSGLGFAWLPRHMIERELKEGTLKLLPLDQGGSRNPSFYLYSNKDKPMGPATQILIELLRTFDTAPLDAPFAAPEQA; this is translated from the coding sequence ATGAAAGCGCCCCGCGTGACCCTTGATCAATGGCGAACGTTGCAAGCCGTGGTCGACCACGGCGGTTTCGCCCAGGCCGCCGAAGCGCTGCACCGCTCGCAATCGTCGGTCAGTTACACCGTGGCCCGCATGCAGGACCAGCTCGGCGTGCCGTTGCTGCGCATCGACGGCCGCAAAGCCGTGCTGACCGACGCCGGCGGCGTGTTGCTGCGCCGTTCGCGGCAACTGGTGAAACAGGCCAGCCAACTGGAAGACCTGGCCCATCACATGGAGCAAGGCTGGGAAGCGGAAGTGCGACTGGTGGTTGACGCCGCTTACCCCAGCGCCCGCCTCGTGCGTGCCTTGACCGCGTTCATGCCGCAAAGCCGCGGCTGTCGCGTGCGTCTGCGTGAAGAAGTGTTGTCGGGCGTGGAAGAAGTCCTGCTCGAAGGCGTGGCCGACCTGGCCATCACAGGCCTGAGCATTCCCGGTTACCTGGGCGCGGAATTGAGCGACGTCGAATTTGTTGCCGTCGCCCACCCTGAACACCCACTGCATCGCCTAAACCGCGAAATCAATTTCCAGGACCTGGAAACCCAGATGCAAGTGGTGATTCGCGACTCCGGCCGCCAACAGCCACGGGACGTCGGCTGGCTCGGCGCCGAACAGCGCTGGACCGTCGGCAGCCTGGCCACCGCCGCCACATTCGTCAGCAGCGGCCTGGGGTTTGCCTGGTTGCCGCGGCACATGATCGAACGGGAATTGAAGGAAGGTACGCTCAAGCTGCTACCGTTGGACCAGGGCGGCAGCCGCAACCCGAGTTTCTATCTGTACTCGAACAAGGACAAACCCATGGGCCCGGCGACACAAATCCTCATCGAACTGCTGCGCACCTTCGACACCGCGCCGCTGGATGCGCCGTTCGCCGCCCCTGAACAAGCCTGA
- a CDS encoding alpha/beta fold hydrolase, with protein sequence MAYFEHEGCNLHYEEYGHGAPLLLVHGLGSSTLDWEMQIPALSAHYRVIVPDVRGHGRSDKPRERYSIAGFSADLIALMEHLNLGPTHYVGLSMGGMIGFQLATDQPHLLKSLCIVNSSPEVKLRSRDDYWQWFKRWSLMRVLSLGAIGKALGAKLFPKPEQADLRQKMTERWAKNDKHAYLASFDAIVGWGVQERLSKVACPTLIVSADRDYTPVALKETYVKLLPDARLVVIADSRHATPLDQPERFNQTLLEFLTAVDTTTQDH encoded by the coding sequence ATGGCCTATTTCGAGCATGAAGGTTGCAACCTGCACTATGAGGAATATGGCCACGGCGCTCCGTTGCTGCTGGTCCACGGGCTGGGTTCCAGCACCCTGGACTGGGAAATGCAGATCCCGGCGTTATCCGCCCACTACCGGGTGATCGTCCCGGATGTGCGCGGCCACGGTCGTTCGGACAAGCCCCGCGAGCGCTACAGCATCGCCGGTTTCAGCGCCGACCTGATCGCGCTGATGGAACATTTGAACCTCGGCCCGACCCATTACGTGGGCCTGTCCATGGGTGGCATGATCGGATTCCAACTGGCCACCGATCAGCCGCACTTGCTGAAAAGCCTGTGCATCGTCAACAGCTCACCCGAGGTCAAGTTGCGCAGCCGCGACGACTATTGGCAGTGGTTCAAGCGCTGGAGCCTGATGCGTGTACTCAGCCTCGGCGCCATCGGCAAGGCCCTGGGCGCCAAGCTGTTCCCGAAACCGGAGCAGGCGGACTTGCGACAGAAGATGACCGAGCGCTGGGCAAAAAACGACAAACATGCTTATCTCGCCAGCTTCGATGCCATCGTTGGCTGGGGCGTTCAGGAACGACTTTCGAAGGTCGCCTGTCCAACCCTCATCGTCAGCGCCGACCGTGACTACACGCCGGTCGCGCTGAAAGAAACCTATGTAAAACTGCTGCCCGATGCGCGGCTGGTGGTGATCGCCGATTCGCGCCACGCCACCCCGCTGGATCAACCCGAACGTTTCAACCAAACCCTGCTCGAGTTTCTCACCGCAGTCGACACCACTACTCAGGATCACTGA
- a CDS encoding peptidylprolyl isomerase, with protein sequence MLKKFALVAGSVLFAANLMAATPAKAPHVLLDTTNGQIEIELDAVKAPISTKNFLDYVNSGFYNNTIFHRVIPGFMVQGGGFTQQMQQKETKAPIKNESKNGLHNVRGTLSMARTSDPDSATSQFFVNVKDNDFLDSGDGYAVFGKVVKGMDVVDVIVNSQTTTKNGMKDVPADPVFIKSAKVLN encoded by the coding sequence ATGCTGAAAAAATTCGCCCTCGTCGCCGGCTCCGTCCTGTTTGCCGCCAACCTGATGGCCGCCACGCCCGCCAAGGCACCGCATGTGCTGCTGGACACTACCAATGGCCAGATCGAGATCGAACTGGACGCGGTCAAGGCGCCGATCAGTACCAAGAACTTCCTTGATTACGTCAACAGTGGCTTCTACAACAACACGATTTTCCACCGTGTGATCCCGGGCTTCATGGTCCAGGGCGGCGGTTTTACTCAACAAATGCAGCAGAAAGAGACCAAGGCGCCGATCAAGAACGAGTCCAAGAACGGTTTGCATAACGTGCGTGGCACGCTGTCCATGGCCCGTACCTCCGATCCGGATTCGGCCACCAGCCAGTTCTTCGTCAACGTCAAGGACAACGACTTCCTCGACAGCGGTGACGGCTATGCCGTGTTCGGTAAAGTCGTCAAAGGCATGGATGTGGTTGATGTCATCGTCAACTCCCAGACCACCACCAAAAACGGCATGAAAGACGTGCCCGCCGATCCTGTGTTCATCAAGTCGGCCAAAGTCCTCAACTAA
- a CDS encoding ABC transporter ATP-binding protein, protein MLYRRFEKLIDIFRDAPTAAPPDRVLPFYTYYLKQVWPSFAALLIVGLFASLIEVALFNYLSRIIDLAQGTPNPNFFQDHALELTWMVVVTLVLRPIFFGLHDLLVHQTLTPGMTSLILWQNHRYVLKQSLNFFQNDFAGRIAQRIMQTGNALRDSAVQAVDALWHVLIYAISALVLFAEADWRLMIPLITWIAGFIGALYYFVPRVKDRSVQSSDARSKLMGRIVDGYTNITTLKLFAHTNYEQQYAKEAIKEQTEKAQMAGRVVTSMDVAITSMNGLLIVTTTGLALWLWSQSLISVGAIALATGLVIRIVNMSGWIMWVVTGIFENIGMVQDGLRTIAQPVSVTDHAQAKPLAVARGEVRFEHVDFHYGKKKGIIGGLNLNIKPGEKIGLIGPSGAGKSTLVNLLLRLYDVEGGRILIDGQNIAEVGQESLRERIGMITQDTSLLHRSIRDNLLYGRPDATDAELWEAVHKARADEFIPLLSDAEGRSGFDAHVGERGVKLSGGQRQRIAIARVLLKDAPILIMDEATSALDSEVEAAIQESLETLMQGKTVIAIAHRLSTIARMDRLVVLENGKIAETGTHAELLVHGGLYARLWAHQTGGFVGID, encoded by the coding sequence ATGCTTTATCGCCGTTTTGAAAAACTGATCGACATCTTCCGCGATGCACCGACGGCGGCTCCGCCGGATCGGGTTCTCCCCTTCTATACCTATTACCTGAAGCAGGTTTGGCCGAGTTTTGCCGCCCTGCTGATTGTCGGCCTGTTCGCCTCGCTGATCGAAGTCGCGCTGTTCAATTACCTGAGCCGCATCATCGACCTGGCCCAAGGCACGCCGAACCCGAATTTCTTTCAGGATCACGCCCTCGAACTGACCTGGATGGTGGTCGTCACCCTGGTGCTGCGCCCGATTTTCTTCGGCCTGCATGACCTGCTGGTGCACCAGACCCTGACCCCGGGCATGACCAGCCTGATCCTCTGGCAGAACCATCGCTACGTGCTCAAGCAAAGCCTGAATTTCTTCCAGAACGACTTCGCCGGGCGTATCGCCCAACGCATCATGCAAACCGGCAACGCCCTGCGCGATTCCGCCGTGCAAGCGGTGGATGCGCTGTGGCATGTGTTGATCTACGCGATCAGCGCCCTGGTGCTGTTTGCCGAAGCCGACTGGCGCCTGATGATCCCGCTGATCACCTGGATCGCCGGTTTCATCGGCGCGCTGTATTACTTCGTGCCACGGGTCAAGGACCGCTCGGTGCAGTCCTCCGATGCGCGTTCCAAACTCATGGGGCGGATCGTCGATGGCTACACCAACATCACCACCCTGAAACTGTTCGCCCACACCAATTACGAACAGCAGTACGCCAAGGAAGCCATCAAGGAACAGACCGAAAAAGCCCAGATGGCCGGCCGCGTGGTCACCAGCATGGACGTGGCCATCACCAGCATGAACGGTTTGCTGATCGTTACCACCACCGGCCTCGCGCTGTGGCTGTGGTCGCAGTCGCTGATCTCGGTGGGGGCGATTGCCCTGGCTACCGGTTTGGTGATCCGCATCGTCAACATGTCCGGCTGGATCATGTGGGTGGTCACCGGCATCTTCGAAAACATCGGCATGGTCCAGGACGGTTTGCGCACCATCGCGCAACCGGTCAGCGTCACCGACCACGCGCAAGCCAAACCGCTGGCGGTGGCCCGTGGCGAGGTGCGCTTCGAGCACGTGGATTTCCACTACGGCAAGAAGAAAGGCATCATCGGCGGCCTCAACCTGAACATCAAACCGGGCGAAAAAATCGGTCTGATCGGCCCGTCCGGTGCCGGCAAATCGACCCTGGTCAACCTGCTGTTGCGCCTCTACGACGTCGAGGGCGGACGCATCCTCATCGACGGCCAGAACATCGCCGAAGTCGGCCAGGAAAGCCTGCGCGAGCGCATCGGCATGATCACCCAGGACACCTCGCTGCTGCACCGTTCGATCCGCGATAACCTGCTTTATGGCAGGCCCGACGCCACTGACGCCGAACTCTGGGAAGCCGTGCACAAGGCCCGGGCCGACGAGTTCATCCCGTTGCTCTCAGACGCCGAAGGTCGCAGCGGTTTTGACGCGCACGTCGGTGAGCGTGGGGTGAAACTGTCCGGTGGCCAGCGGCAGCGGATCGCCATCGCCCGGGTGCTGCTCAAGGACGCGCCGATCCTGATCATGGACGAAGCCACCTCAGCGCTGGATTCGGAAGTCGAAGCGGCGATCCAGGAAAGCCTGGAAACCCTGATGCAGGGCAAAACCGTGATCGCCATCGCCCACCGCCTCTCGACCATCGCCCGTATGGACCGCTTGGTGGTGCTGGAAAACGGCAAAATTGCCGAGACCGGCACCCACGCTGAATTGCTGGTCCATGGCGGGTTGTATGCGCGGTTGTGGGCGCACCAGACGGGTGGGTTTGTCGGGATCGATTGA
- the aqpZ gene encoding aquaporin Z encodes MSLFKRSVTELLGTFWLVLGGCGSAVLAASSPLGIGVLGVALAFGLTVLTMAFAIGHISGCHLNPAVSVGLFVGGRFPAKELPAYIIAQVIGGIIAAALLYYIASGKEGFDLSAGLASNGYGEHSPGKYSMAAGFVCELVMTAMFVLIILGATDRRAPAGLAPIAIGLALTLIHLISIPVTNTSVNPARSTGPALMVGGWAIAQLWMFWVAPLLGAVVGGVTYRWLGKESN; translated from the coding sequence ATGTCTCTGTTCAAACGTTCAGTTACTGAGTTGTTAGGTACGTTCTGGCTGGTGTTGGGAGGTTGCGGCAGTGCGGTGCTGGCCGCGTCTTCGCCGTTGGGTATCGGGGTGCTCGGTGTAGCCCTCGCGTTTGGTCTGACCGTGCTGACCATGGCGTTCGCCATTGGCCATATCTCTGGATGTCACCTCAACCCGGCCGTATCGGTCGGCCTGTTCGTCGGCGGTCGGTTCCCGGCCAAAGAATTGCCGGCCTACATCATCGCCCAGGTCATTGGCGGGATCATCGCAGCGGCTTTGCTCTACTACATCGCCAGCGGCAAGGAAGGCTTCGACCTGTCAGCGGGCCTGGCCTCCAACGGCTACGGCGAGCACTCCCCCGGCAAGTACTCGATGGCTGCAGGCTTTGTCTGTGAACTGGTGATGACGGCGATGTTCGTGCTGATCATCCTCGGCGCCACCGACAGACGCGCCCCGGCCGGGCTGGCACCGATCGCCATCGGCCTGGCGTTGACGCTCATCCACCTGATCTCGATTCCCGTCACCAACACGTCGGTCAACCCGGCCCGCAGCACTGGCCCGGCGTTGATGGTCGGCGGCTGGGCCATCGCGCAGTTGTGGATGTTCTGGGTCGCGCCGCTGCTCGGTGCGGTGGTCGGCGGAGTGACTTATCGCTGGCTGGGCAAGGAAAGCAACTAA